TTAATTCGTttagaaaattaatatttttttaatttatattaattttataattaacttattattattttttttagaaaaagtgaATATATTAGCTAGCTAAGTGGGAAAATTGGATACAAGATCAAAACGAAAACTTTATGATAGATTACCATAAAGTTTCCTTTTtacattaaataatatttaaaattaaaattttaaatttaattaagtaCTTTAGAATATAAAAAATTAAcactaaagaaaaaaatttagtcCTTAATTCGATTCTTAATCGCCCCTGGTATCATTGTCAAATGGAAAttataaatgaatattaaaataaaaaaattaaactttattgaaaaattgctcatttattcatttttgtgttTGACTCATATAACAATTAGAAATATGattacaaaataatacaaattaagtataatataataaaataaaaattactatagttagtttattaaattattatatttttataatttacttTAAAAGAATAATCTTATTATATTGcacaattaaaatatgattttcagtCCTTTCAAAGATAGttaaaaatcaacaaaaaaaaaatggcattgtAAACAAACAGTGtttataatatgttttttcactgtacaacaaaaaaaataaaatagaaaatataaaataggaatgatataaaagatatttttaattagttattaCATATTATTGAGTTTTTGATATTATGTTATCTTTACTACTCATCCAATATTTGTGTATAAAAAAGTGAACACCAAAGTGAAGGAATCACCTTGGTATATGTAATATATGCCAGCTATTagaatattttctttatttattttatataaatatttagttatttatatttttgttatcgtatttttataaattaattaaaatatgaaaatagaatCGCAAGgtcacaataaaaaaaaattataatgtagTTCAGTTCTAGACCTACATAACAATCCATTTaaagaataaaaatataataGAGGACTTTAGCTCCACTCCTTGTGCAATTTGTAAAATCTTACTATGCTCTAgactaagaaaaagaaattatagAAAGAAGATCCCAAATAAACTCTTCATAAGTTTTTCTATTTAATATGAACTTCAGCTCATTCTTTGGTCAATTAGAAGCCCACATTTGCTAAACAATAAAAGGTAATCCATCTCTCATCCTCCACCCCTTTTCACTAAGATGCAAACAAACCAAACTGCTCACAAACGGCTTAAAGCTTGACTCAACAAGAGCTTATTTGGACTCGTTTGTTATCTAAATGATTGAGTATAAAGTCAAATTTCTAGGCTTAATTCATAAATGAGTTGAATGTGAGCATAGCTAAACTTGTGAGCAACTTAGTAATTTGTTTGAATGAGCTTATGAGCTTGTTTACTAGGCTCGTGAAGGAGCTCGTTAAGTTGGTCCAATCGTAAAAGTCCAATATTGACTCAATCACTCAAGAAGAAAGACATAAATCCCAACCCAAACAATATATGAAttaaattgttattattatattatttacaaGATTTCACCTTAAGCTTGAGTTAGCAAATGAACAGAGTCTAAGCTCAAGTCCAAGCTAATATTTTAATCTTAAGTTGAACTCAAGCCTAACTTTCTGAGCTCAAACCGAGCCGAGCCAAGCCAACACCCTCACCATGCTCCCACTTTGCCAAGTCGTGCTTCAGCACGGTCAAGCCCAAGCATGCTAAAGCTTGACTTGGCTTGGTCCAATCGTAAAAGTTCAATACTGACTCAATCACTCAAGAAGAAAGGCATAAATCCCAGCAAGTTCAATACTGACTCGATCACTCAAGAAGAAAGGCATAAATCCCAACAATAGATGAATGAAACTGTTATTAGTAGATTATTTACAAGATTTCACCCTAAGCTCGAGCTTGCAAATGAACTGAGTCTAAGCTCAAGTCCAAGCTAATATTTTAATCTTAAGTTGAAACTCAAGCCTGACTTTCTGAACTCAAACCGAGCCAAGCCCACACCCTCACAATGCTCCCACTTTGCCAAGCCGAGCTTCAGCATGGCTAAGCCCGAGCATGCTAAAACTCAACTTGGCTTGGTTCATTTGCAGCCCTACTTTTCACATTTTCTAAGAttcaaatcatattttctaaGGTGGATCCCTATCATAAAagctttaaattttttctttatttttttacatgaTTATGAACATCGCACCTCATAGAAATGAGATTAAGGGAGGCTTTGATCCTTAGTTTGAGACGCGCCCAACCGCCTCCCCGTTTTTTCACATTTTTGCCATTACctgtttggtttggtttggtttggtttggtttgaatTGGATAGTTCTTTGTACAGCCCTAACGGAGCATGTTCATGCTAATTCAAACCACAAGAATACtctaaaaaagaataataaaataaaataaataacaaaagacAGTTTAGTCCTTTTTTACCAAAGTCAATCAGGCATGCCTTGAAACTTTCAAGGGCATGTGGTCCGTACAAAGTTCCAACTTTCCAGTCCACTGCCTTCCCTCATCTTCTAGACTTCCACTCACTGTtcactttttgtttttttttgtttttttgttttactCCATAACAAGCTGGAAAAAGTATATGCTATTTTCCCATTACACATTAGCACATGCCAACGTGCTTCAGACTCTTGGCAACGAATGACAGGTTATGGACCGGTTCATTCTGTTATCCCGCCCAACTGGACCACGCATGATGAAAGTTAGCCTTTACCTAAGCTAAGAATGGGCCAACTAATGAATTTTGAATGGAAATTTCTTGTATCTATTTCGTTCATTTTCCCCGGGTAATCGACTATTAACAAGAGCCAAAAATATCTCAAACTCAAACAAGTGCTCGTGAAATGCAGGTGACAAGGTGTAATCTAGGAATTCATCCGGCATTTGGAAACATAAAAATCAGACCTCTAAAATAAGATTTGAATGTATTTAGAAAacatagtataaaattatatttcgCTTCTTACAAACATACAAAATATTTTGAACATTGAACTAAAATTAACACAAATAGTACTTCAAAAGCTAGTAGAAGCATATTTGTACATACCTGTAGAAAAGAACATGGTAAAAATCGTTCAAAGACATACCAATAAACAAATTAAACATATTGATGAGCAGGcaactttttaaaaattaaattaacaaaaaaaaattatctaacAAGATAAGTAAAAAGGCAGGATTATCCCTTTCCCTGATTAGCAACTATTATGAAGGGGAAGAAAATTAACTTGCAGACAACTAAGGTGCAAAACTATAGAAGCCCGAATTTATTCCCTTAACTACTGAAAATTGACATATTAAccgggggaaaaaaaaaaaaaaaaccattgtATCTTTATATGGTAACATAGATAGGAAAATGCATTTTAAGGGCGATGAAGTCAGACATGGACACCCCTCAAAAGAGCATCTGCTATATGTTCACATtcagtaaaagaaaaaaaagatctACCGGAGTAACCAAGTGCTGCTTTATAACGATGTCAGTCCCCTCCCCGAGCTTTTAGCTCAGTTCACTACTGCCTGCCGCTTTTCTTTGTGCTGCAAGAAGGGCATTTGTACTGCTTGATACTTTCTGCCTTGGCTGGAGTTATCTTCACGCATTTCCCGTGAAACCACCTCTCGCATATGTCGCAGCCAATCCAAAATTCATCCGCACTGTAACTTCCCCCACAACTCCCACAGAGAGTTTCACCGTGCTCATCGTCTTCATCCTCCCCATAATTCTCATCAAATTGTGTTGAATAGCTTTTCACCTGCCCTTCAATTGTTCtctgaaaaagaaagaaagggatCAAAAACAGAGTTGACAATGAAAGTGAGCACAAAAAGCAGATTATTTGAAACTGAAGAGTTCCACCTTAGTGCTGATCCTGGACTTGCTTCCACTATCGACACTGGGCTTGTTGTCTTTCACAAGCTTCCTTTCCGTTACAATTTCAAAAACAGTGGGCAGATCATTTATCAAACTAAAAAGACGCTTCCTGTTGAGCAAACAGTACGCAACTTTCAAAAGCAGACATCAGGAGGGAAAAAATACATTATTTGAAACAAGCATATATCAACAGAGCTGACATCCCCCACTCcttcacattaaaaaaaaaaaaaaattgagatgaTGTGCAAAATGAATTGAACAATAGTTCAAACACCAAGCAGAGTGGAATTTTTTCATCATCTGACCAGTGTATATTCAGACATAATCAAAGAAAACCAAAGATGTGAGGTGAGAAGCGGTAGCTCAGAATGCTGACCATGTGCCAACCTATATGGTCCAGATTCCAAACTGCCcagtttttttcctttttttggaaGAAAGAAAAGATTTCATTCATGGCAGAGAAAACAAGTATTATCTTTGAAACAAACACAAACTCATATCATTAACCAACCTAGCAACCAGGGGAGGGCGGAAGGAGTAATGCTGGGTTCAAGAATAGATAACCCACTATAGAGTGACTGATTGCCCAGTTGTTAGACAGGTTCCATTGTGTGGGCAGAAGTAATATCTTTCTTCACATTCTCACATGGTTACTTACATAGCATAGTCTGACCACCTCTATCACTCCTCCAATGATACGTGTTtgttaaaaattcaaatatatcAACAATGTCACACAATTGTTCATAGATAAAAGTATAAAGCATACATGCATTTCTGATGACTAATGATTCAACCACTCAACTTCAAACACATTCCCTTACAAAGGGCCCCATGTCCTCGCACAAAGGGATAAACCCTGACAATCAAATCAATTCATAATATTCAACTCTAAATAGAAGGTCTTACAGTCATACACTAATAGGCCTAATATACTGAGGAATCAAGCAAAGAAACTTACAAAGCCTAAAAGCCACTAGGATACTTCTTTCCTAGTATATAAACCCTACATTCTACTGGTTTATTACCTAAATTATAATACTAtcataaaatactaaaaatagaaaaaattctGGAAAATAATAGAATTACAAGATTACCTAAAAGTATAGTAgtagaaaacaattttcattcttagttttccaaagaaatataaaaatgtaaatttattttcaatattcaaaaatttgTATTAATAAAGTAGAAAATAAAAGGTTTGTTTACACATATggaaaaacaattttcatttttcatttctagatttccAAGTAATTACAAAACTGAcacttcatttttcaatttttcaaaatttatataagatA
This region of Malania oleifera isolate guangnan ecotype guangnan chromosome 10, ASM2987363v1, whole genome shotgun sequence genomic DNA includes:
- the LOC131165691 gene encoding PHD finger protein ALFIN-LIKE 1-like, with amino-acid sequence MEMHSISSSPRTVEDIFKDYSARRTGVVRALTYDVEEFYSLCDPEKENLCLYGHPNESWEVTLPAEEVPPELPEPALGINFARDGMNRRDWLSLIAVHTDCWLLSVAFYFGARLNRNERKRLFSLINDLPTVFEIVTERKLVKDNKPSVDSGSKSRISTKRTIEGQVKSYSTQFDENYGEDEDDEHGETLCGSCGGSYSADEFWIGCDICERWFHGKCVKITPAKAESIKQYKCPSCSTKKSGRQ